A DNA window from Meiothermus cerbereus DSM 11376 contains the following coding sequences:
- a CDS encoding metal ABC transporter permease yields MLEALQLPFMQRALLAGLLVGALASYLGVLVVQRRLSFLGDGLAHAAFAGVALGLLLQQDPLWVAIPFAVGVSLLITWVREKSSLGDDTAIGIFFAVSVALGVLFMSLRQGFAPDAVAYLFGSILTVTSTDLGLMGLIALGVVLLAPLWRYWAYATFDRELALADRLPVIRHDYLLSALIALVVVVSVKVVGIVLIAAFVVIPAATARLLSQTFAAMTLVSVLIGTLSVLPGLAAAYLFDLPAGSAIVLIQALLFVLALLLRR; encoded by the coding sequence GTGCTCGAGGCCCTGCAACTTCCCTTTATGCAGCGGGCCCTGCTGGCCGGTTTGCTGGTGGGGGCTTTGGCCAGCTACCTGGGGGTGCTGGTGGTGCAGCGTCGCCTTTCCTTTCTGGGGGATGGCCTGGCCCACGCCGCCTTTGCGGGGGTGGCCCTGGGCCTTCTGCTTCAGCAGGATCCCCTGTGGGTAGCCATCCCCTTTGCGGTGGGGGTCTCGCTGCTCATCACCTGGGTACGGGAAAAGAGCAGCCTGGGTGACGACACCGCCATCGGGATATTTTTTGCCGTCTCGGTCGCGCTGGGGGTGCTGTTCATGTCCCTGCGGCAGGGCTTTGCCCCCGATGCGGTGGCCTACCTGTTTGGCTCCATCCTGACCGTTACCTCCACCGACCTGGGGCTGATGGGCCTGATCGCCCTGGGGGTGGTGCTCCTGGCCCCCTTGTGGCGCTACTGGGCCTATGCCACCTTCGACCGGGAGCTGGCCCTGGCCGACCGGCTGCCGGTGATCCGGCACGACTACCTGCTCTCGGCTTTGATTGCGCTGGTGGTGGTGGTCTCGGTGAAAGTGGTGGGAATCGTGCTCATTGCGGCTTTTGTGGTGATTCCAGCGGCCACAGCCCGCTTGCTCAGCCAGACCTTTGCGGCCATGACCCTGGTTTCTGTTCTGATTGGCACGCTATCGGTGCTGCCGGGCCTGGCGGCGGCCTACCTGTTTGATCTGCCTGCCGGCAGCGCCATTGTGTTGATCCAGGCCTTGCTGTTTGTGCTGGCCCTGTTGCTGCGCCGATAG